A genomic region of Aspergillus oryzae RIB40 DNA, chromosome 1 contains the following coding sequences:
- a CDS encoding mitochondrial 54S ribosomal protein uL5m (mitochondrial/chloroplast ribosomal protein L5/L7): MAASESSRYLARSLPRAFVPTARPQGFCLRRNVSDQASSKAAPADLNELESASSLTSTTLSEATAKSFDPIARTKARKKQLPRSRYQFRSPKYDRGPLHPHQPPPPSDPSSRLYVPGPFSLPRVEQTYQSTVASDILTLCYVHNPPGFKPPPKAPRLRSWDDSSPYHKNRPLRGPRGGDVLRLLRKPINFNNVPQLERITIHSYVKQAAQENSSWLHVAGMAVQAISNARVETFKSKTSVATWSIAPGRDTVAVKAELRGEDMLHFFGKLVDVVMPRIKDWEGVKGSSGDSSGNITFGLEPENVALFPEIEVNYDMYPPKMIPGCHITIHTSAKTDKDARLLLSAMGIPFYGKMVD, encoded by the exons ATGGCTGCCAGTGAGTCATCAAGATATCTGGCAAGGTCATTGCCACGGGCATTTGTGCCCACCGCTCGCCCACAGGGCTTCTGCTTGCGGCGCAATGTCTCCGACCAAGCCTCGTCGAAGGCCGCGCCGGCCGACCTCAATGAGCTTGAATCGGCGAGTTCTCTGACTTCGACAACGCTTTCTGAGGCTACTGCAAAGTCATTCGATCCAATTGCAAGGACCAAGGCGCGGAAGAAGCAATTGCCACGAAGTCG TTATCAATTCCGTTCTCCCAAATATGATCGTGGTCCTCTACACCCTCACCAACCCCCTCCGCCATCTGATCCCTCTTCCCGACTCTATGTTCCGGGccccttctctcttccccgagTAGAGCAAACGTATCAGTCCACCGTCGCGTCCGACATCCTCACCCTCTGCTATGTTCACAACCCCCCGGGTTTCAAGCCACCACCAAAGGCCCCCCGTCTTCGCTCATGGGATGATAGCTCCCCATACCACAAGAACAGGCCGCTCCGTGGACCCCGAGGAGGTGACGTCCTCCGTCTTCTCCGGAAGCCGATCAATTTCAATAATGTCCCCCAGCTAGAACGGATCACCATTCACAGCTACGTTAAGCAGGCAGCCCAGGAGAATTCTTCATGGTTGCATGTTGCAGGAATGGCTGTCCAGGCTATATCCAACGCTAGAGTAGAAACCTTCAAATCCAAGACCAGCGTGGCCACCTGGAGTATTGCACCAGGCAGAGATACTGTTGCTGTCAAGGCGGAGCTTCGTGGTGAAGATATGTTGCACTTCTTTGGAAAGCTAGTTGATGTTGTTATGCCCAGGATCAAGGACTGGGAGGGTGTCAAGGGTAGCAGTGGTGACAGCAGTGGGAACATCACCTTTGGTCTTGAACCTGAGAACGTGGCTCTATTCCCTGAAATCGAGGTGAACTATGATAT GTATCCTCCGAAGATGATTCCCGGTTGCCATATTACCATCCACACCTCAGCCAAGACGGACAAGGATGCTCGGCTTCTCCTCAGTGCCATGGGTATCCCTTTCTACGGAAAGATGGTTGACTAA
- a CDS encoding fungal specific transcription factor domain-containing protein (predicted protein), which translates to MLELADAIPVQTQPVPQPPPEVQVQAPPIVETTHFNPSWGYDLNLLSHAASHVALEGQQESLESMRKPSQNVGPPQPLSQVPERAITDNYGVEPSFLDLTDLGDPVQDFTVFLESVGLSSDWDSGVFSSVEEPMLTANIPIDSKPPIRESARLGADMMSDPRGPADEPPSFSNFGSRLPSLQPEPQDVDDRLVFGDEGPRPAWDISNTDRQIFLSKLEEFAYILPKGFIPPSRHALSRFFAGYINGLNEHLPFLHVPTLSVAKCSPELTLALAAAGSHYRFENNRGIELFHASKAILLQRLQRRDSKQVQCPSWNFVSPPSGFHDSRGSTTPSNNANSPFQQHHIPHPVESPSGYAPQDSDAHMEVIRTFLLLTVFASWERHPELLREILSLQSTLARLVREHGLTEPTPSADPNNWEEWVRREGNRRTKFIVYCFFNLHSIMYNIPPLILNAELKLNMPCSHDVWKANNATQWRRVMRSRHGPEVSFQEAFAKLFVKPNLSNSSTPISPLGNYILIHALIQQIFFARQLCLSAPMMQGTSLRQEDLSTLDNSLSAWKALWKRTPESSIDPQNPAGPIAFTSTALLGLAYIRLHVDLGPCRRLITQDPVRIARALGESPPVARSPRLIMALLHSAHALSIPVRLGIDFVARTHSFFWSIQHSLCSLECAFLLSRWLLSIPVTQAEQRLSEHERKLLLWIKSMMDETDMAVDPPGAPDVDFLANPYKAKQLSIAIVRVWARTFKGNTSWAIVDLVGSSLEAYADLLETQL; encoded by the coding sequence ATGCTAGAGCTTGCAGATGCCATTCCAGTTCAAACACAACCAGTTCCGCAGCCCCCACCAGAGGTGCAGgtccaagctcctccaaTAGTCGAAACAACTCATTTCAACCCATCCTGGGGGTACGACCTAAACCTGCTCTCCCATGCTGCTAGTCATGTGGCTCTTGAGGGCCAGCAGGAAAGCCTCGAGTCGATGCGTAAGCCCTCGCAGAACGTAGGTCCCCCCCAGCCGTTGTCTCAGGTTCCGGAGAGAGCGATCACAGACAATTATGGCGTCGAACCTTCTTTCCTGGATCTCACAGACTTAGGCGACCCCGTCCAAGACTTTACCGTCTTCTTGGAAAGCGTTGGCCTTTCTTCTGATTGGGACTCTGGCGTATTCTCGTCGGTGGAAGAGCCTATGTTGACGGCAAATATTCCAATTGACTCAAAGCCACCTATTCGCGAAAGTGCGAGACTTGGGGCAGATATGATGAGTGATCCGCGTGGCCCAGCTGACGAGCCACCgtctttttctaattttggATCCCGGCTACCGTCTCTACAGCCAGAGCCGCAAGACGTTGATGATCGTCTTGTGTTTGGTGACGAAGGCCCGCGTCCAGCTTGGGATATTTCGAATACAGATCGTcaaatctttctttctaaaCTCGAGGAATTTGCTTATATTCTCCCCAAGGGCTTTATCCCACCATCGAGACATGCTCTGTCGCGCTTCTTTGCTGGCTACATAAACGGACTAAACGAACAcctcccattcctccatGTACCGACACTGTCGGTCGCAAAATGCTCCCCTGAGCTCACCCTCGCTTTAGCAGCTGCAGGATCTCATTACCGGTTTGAAAACAATCGAGGAATCGAGCTTTTCCATGCCTCGAAAGCCATTCTTCTGCAGCGCCTCCAGAGAAGGGATAGCAAGCAAGTGCAATGTCCTTCATGGAATTTTGTCTCCCCGCCATCCGGTTTTCACGATTCAAGGGGCTCCACTACTCCTTCCAACAACGCCAATAGCCCGTTTCAGCAACATCATATCCCGCATCCAGTGGAGTCACCCTCGGGCTACGCCCCCCAAGATTCGGACGCTCACATGGAAGTAATCAGGACCTTCCTACTGCTCACAGTGTTTGCTTCTTGGGAAAGACATCCTGAACTATTGCGGgaaattctttctcttcagaGCACATTGGCTCGACTTGTCAGAGAACATGGACTTACTGAGCCAACCCCTAGTGCCGATCCCAACAACTGGGAAGAGTGGGTACGAAGAGAAGGTAACAGGCGCACAAAGTTCATTGTATACTGCTTCTTCAATTTACATTCTATCATGTACAACATTCCACCGTTGATTCTGAACGCAGAGCTGAAACTGAACATGCCATGCTCACACGACGTTTGGAAAGCCAACAACGCAACCCAGTGGCGGCGGGTCATGCGTTCACGACATGGGCCGGAAGTTTCATTTCAAGAAGCTTTCGCTAAGCTATTCGTCAAGCCCAATTTATCAAATTCATCGACACCCATATCACCGCTTGGGAATTACATTCTCATACATGCCCTTATTCAACAAATATTTTTTGCCCGCCAGCTTTGTTTGTCTGCACCAATGATGCAAGGCACCAGCCTAAGGCAGGAAGATTTGTCCACTTTGGACAATTCTTTAAGTGCTTGGAAAGCATTGTGGAAGCGCACGCCAGAATCTAGCATTGACCCTCAAAACCCAGCAGGCCCAATAGCATTCACGTCGACTGCCCTTCTTGGGCTCGCCTATATTAGGTTACACGTTGATTTAGGTCCCTGCCGCCGCCTCATTACCCAGGACCCGGTTCGGATCGCCAGGGCTCTAGGTGAATCTCCACCTGTAGCACGGAGCCCGCGCCTCATCATGGCTTTACTGCATTCTGCGCACGCACTTTCCATCCCGGTTCGCCTCGGAATAGACTTCGTAGCGCGGACCCATTCATTTTTTTGGAGTATTCAGCACTCCCTTTGTAGCCTGGAATGTGCATTTCTTCTAAGTCGGTGGTTACTATCCATACCGGTGACGCAGGCAGAACAAAGATTGTCAGAGCATGAGCGGAAGTTGCTCTTATGGATTAAGAGTATGATGGATGAGACTGACATGGCCGTTGATCCGCCAGGCGCACCTGATGTGGACTTTCTTGCTAATCCCTATAAGGCAAAGCAACTCAGCATTGCTATTGTTCGAGTATGGGCGAGGACATTCAAAGGGAATACAAGCTGGGCGATAGTGGACTTGGTCGGGTCGAGCTTGGAAGCTTATGCAGATCTTCTGGAAACACAGCTCTGA
- a CDS encoding uncharacterized protein (MEKK and related serine/threonine protein kinases): MESARKEQGQGYFSHNSSGGSGATRNPSTPNEGQRSHLRQNSSIDGLTMGSLPPNSPVIRIIYTGGQTKVLNIKHCKTADEIILCVLKKLQLPEHQYRNYCFYVLDGLEPDPSNCRRLADHELMEICESNHKSERGRLILRKIHAGEPDTDELRRASQLAIDESQATHINALNSSNPRTQFKIQQLTGEPWHNIKQPISPMSARHQNSSEHDLQVLNTERHAVSKLRSFFGARPPSEMIIHEITSYFPSHHREDIEKTMRMSIRRSQRLSRAASRLSVVSNTSYASSLRDAPPIPSIADTWLNTGAQPTRASRPLSVSKFSLPQATYRDSIASSSLQPLQEESPIEPNRKSYVSFDSGSDDPSTSRQSLVDENASVAATDGGSLNERLSVLVAEDGEEEDDGLNDFLAGNNFAPKNWMKGSLIGEGSFGSVFLALHAITGELMAVKQVEIPSATKGTEFDKRKNSMVTALKHEIELLQGLHHKNIVQYLGTAADDQYLNIFLEYVPGGSIATMLKQYNTFQEPLIKNFVRQILAGLSYLHSRDIIHRDIKGANILVDNKGGIKISDFGISKRVEASTVLGSRASGTGGGHLHRPSLQGSVYWMAPEVVRQTAHTKKADIWSLGCLVVEMFIGAHPFPDCSQLQAIFAIGSNKARPPAPEHASKDAVAFLDMTFQVDYEQRPSADELSKCQFLATPIA, encoded by the coding sequence ATGGAGAGCGCTCGCAAGGAACAAGGGCAAGGCTACTTCAGTCACAACTCCTCTGGTGGTTCCGGTGCCACTCGGAACCCATCCACCCCCAACGAGGGGCAGAGGAGCCATTTAAGACAAAACTCTAGCATTGATGGCCTGACAATGGGGTCTCTTCCCCCTAACTCGCCTGTTATTAGAATAATCTATACTGGCGGACAAACAAAAGTCTTAAATATCAAGCATTGCAAGACGGCTGATGAAATTATACTGTGCGtgctcaagaagctgcaACTCCCTGAGCATCAATATCGGAACTACTGCTTCTATGTGTTAGATGGCCTGGAACCAGACCCGTCGAACTGCAGGAGGCTGGCGGATCATGAGCTTATGGAGATTTGTGAAAGTAACCACAAATCTGAGCGTGGTCGTCTCATACTACGGAAGATTCATGCTGGAGAGCCAGACACGGACGAGCTTCGGCGTGCCTCTCAACTCGCCATTGATGAAAGCCAAGCGACGCATATCAATGCCCTGAATAGCTCAAATCCACGCACACAGTTTAAGATCCAACAACTCACCGGCGAACCTTGGCATAATATAAAACAACCGATTTCACCCATGTCTGCTCGGCATCAAAATTCGAGTGAGCACGATTTGCAAGTGCTGAATACGGAGCGACACGCCGTGTCCAAGTTACGATCGTTCTTTGGGGCTCGACCGCCTAGCGAGATGATTATCCACGAGATCACATCTTACTTCCCTAGTCACCACCGggaagatattgagaagaCCATGCGCATGTCAATTCGGAGGTCGCAGCGCCTAAGCCGCGCAGCAAGTCGATTGAGTGTCGTGAGCAATACAAGTTACGCATCCAGCTTAAGAGATGCACCTCCTATCCCCAGTATTGCTGATACCTGGCTTAATACTGGTGCTCAACCCACTCGCGCTTCGAGGCCTCTTTCAGTTTCCAAGTTTAGCCTTCCTCAAGCAACATATAGAGATTCTATCGCGTCAAGCTCCCTTCAACCGCTTCAGGAAGAGTCCCCCATTGAACCAAATCGCAAATCATATGTTTCTTTCGATAGTGGTTCGGACGATCCCAGCACATCTCGTCAGAGCCTTGTGGATGAGAATGCAAGTGTTGCTGCAACTGACGGAGGCTCACTCAATGAACGACTGAGCGTTCTAgttgctgaagatggagaagaggaagatgacggtCTTAATGACTTCCTCGCTGGAAACAACTTTGCTCCTAAAAATTGGATGAAAGGCTCTTTGATTGGTGAAGGATCTTTTGGAAGTGTGTTTTTGGCATTGCATGCGATCACTGGTGAGCTTATGGCGGTCAAACAAGTTGAGATACCATCGGCAACAAAAGGCACAGAATTCGACAAACGTAAGAACAGCATGGTTACGGCACTGAAACATGAAATTGAACTCCTGCAAGGACTTCACCACAAAAATATTGTCCAGTATCTGGGTACCGCTGCTGATGACCAGTATTTGAATATTTTCCTGGAATACGTTCCCGGTGGATCTATTGCTACAATGCTCAAGCAATACAACACTTTCCAAGAGCCTTTAATCAAGAATTTTGTACGACAGATTTTGGCAGGCCTCTCATACCTGCACAGCCGCGATATTATACATCGTGACATCAAGGGTGCGAACATTCTTGTGGACAACAAAGGTGGTATCAAAATCTCGGATTTCGGTATCTCCAAACGGGTGGAAGCTTCTACAGTCCTTGGCTCTCGGGCCAGCGGCACAGGAGGTGGTCATCTACACCGACCGTCGCTGCAGGGTAGCGTATATTGGATGGCACCGGAAGTTGTTCGACAGACCGCCCACACTAAGAAGGCAGACATTTGGAGCTTGGGATGCCTAGTCGTGGAGATGTTTATAGGCGCTCACCCTTTCCCTGACTGCAGTCAGCTGCAGGCTATTTTCGCCATTGGTAGCAACAAAGCCAGACCACCTGCGCCAGAGCATGCGAGCAAGGATGCTGTTGCATTCCTGGACATGACATTCCAGGTTGATTATGAGCAACGGCCGAGTGCTGACGAGCTTTCGAAGTGTCAATTCCTCGCCACGCCAATTGCATGA
- a CDS encoding ubiquitin C-terminal hydrolase family protein (predicted protein), translated as MSGIHRFLTRRERNSRDGKKDESSNILSRPLFRGFFSSTQAPVDADEQQKKIKLLERRIAQLGITNLKEEHFGYALQSSHAQGDVDRAFDLLLLLEDSIEGIIRGYTPSTKLLGAENRQGVTCYLDALLFAMFARLDCFEAILYKSFNDEPRRKLVILLRLWVNMLRSGKLITTDITKHLQDALAECGWEDAARLRQQDTSEAFTFITGTLELPLLTLKMDIYHTGKEDASDDHKFVNERLLEVAIPEPHDGSTVTLEDCLESYFNNRIEVKRHLERRNTVGSTKSVDSLSKGSTTHVETVEISPSPSTSPTALSPPRLDEVTPITSVTESSGSNTPKPRRNSIVQERFIPGPEGDGNVTSQRRGSYRKEVMMPAWQFFSLIPWYTDNTPTNDAQVAAHFSSKRPLLGMCLKRYFMSPNGKATRLNTFIDIPTEIGLPHFIQDDNLDEEGPIYGNFKLSLQAMICHRGNSVDSGHYIAIVRGTSAGAPPTSSHSSETAFSDTPQYWMRFDDLAAERVTLVDIERALKHESPYLLFYQILPVNEDAAAVNLPDTAPSSEMSDDVQELDTSAIAQKLSTSGSDLPESCRAEGLRSNRPSFEITAPDDTEFLTLEPNHRKHSVAFSDAVESNASGGLQVRTVPPTSPRLAPKDDDRGRNSFSFSRHTSRNRRSTPGSRAGSQTSESRISATFSRFTGRRSRDKVNSDGFSTEDDEFAVENMPPGEGAMSTSSESNEKSPTRGKESTKNKGKSKEKSREKIGRKLERECSIM; from the exons ATGAGCGGCATTCACAGGTTTCTTACTAGGCGCGAGCGAAATAgcagagatggaaagaaggacgAG TCTTCAAACATTCTTTCTCGTCCCCTTTTCCGTGGCTTCTTTTCGTCGACCCAAGCGCCAGTAGATGCAGACgagcaacagaagaag ATCAAGCTCCTTGAGCGTCGCATTGCGCAGCTCGGTATCACCAATCTTAAAGAGGAACACTTCGGCTATGCCCTACAATCATCACATGCCCAAGGAGATGTAGACAGAGCGTTTGACTTGCTGCTACTTCTTGAGGACTCTATAGAAGGAATCATAAGGGGATATACGCCAAGTACGAAGCTCCTGGGAGCAGAGAACCGTCAAGGCGTCACCTGTTATTTAGACGCACTTCTTTTTGCGATGTTTGCTCGTTTAGATTGCTTCGAGGCTATTCTATACAAATCCTTCAATGACGAGCCTCGTCGAAAACTTGTCATACTTTTAAGGCTCTGGGTCAACATGCTGCGGTCAGGAAAACTTATAACAACGGATATT ACCAAACACCTGCAGGATGCACTAGCTGAATGTGGCTGGGAAGATGCTGCCAGGTTACGCCAGCAGGATACGTCGGAAGCATTCACGTTTATTACAGGAACGCTGGAGTTGCCCCTCCTTACATTAAAAATGGACATCTATCatacaggaaaagaagatgcGAGCGATGACCACAAGTTTGTTAATGAAAGGTTATTAGAGGTTGCGATACCGGAGCCTCATGATGGAAGCACTGTCACACTCGAAGATTGTTTGGAGTCGTACTTCAACAATCGAATAGAAGTGAAACGACACCTTGAACGGCGTAACACTGTGGGATCCACTAAATCAGTAGACTCACTATCGAAGGGCTCCACGACGCACGTCGAGACAGTGGAAATTAGCCCATCCCCTTCGACATCCCCAACAGCCCTATCACCTCCTCGACTGGATGAAGTGACCCCAATTACATCAGTCACAGAATCAAGTGGCTCAAACACACCTAAGCCCAGACGAAACAGCATCGTCCAAGAACGCTTTATTCCTGGCCCAGAAGGCGATGGAAACGTGACATCTCAACGGAGAGGTTCATATCGGAAAGAAGTCATGATGCCCGCATGGCAGTTCTTTAGTTTGATAC CTTGGTATACGGATAATACACCGACCAATGATGCACAGGTCGCAGCACATTTTTCGTCAAAACGACCATTACTCGGCATGTGCCTAAAGCGTTATTTTATGTCACCAAACGGTAAAGCCACCCGACTTAATACcttcattgatataccaACAGAGATTGGACTACCCCATTTTATCCAAGATGATAatttggatgaagagggtCCGATATACGGGAATTTCAAGCTGTCCTTACAGGCAATGATTTGCCATAGAGGCAACTCTGTTGACTCAGGACATTACATTGCTATTGTCAGGGGCACCAGTGCTGGTGCTCCCCCGACTAGCTCTCATAGCTCGGAGACAGCTTTTTCGGACACTCCCCAATATTGGATGCGATTCGATGACCTGGCCGCGGAGCGTGTGACTTTAGTTGATATCGAACGAGCTCTGAAGCACGAGTCGCCGTATCTTCTATTTTACCAAATCCTGCCGGTCAATGAAGATGCCGCGGCAGTCAACCTCCCAGACACGGCGCCTTCATCTGAAATGTCGGATGATGTTCAGGAATTAGATACTTCAGCAATAGCCCAGAAGTTAAGCACCTCGGGCAGTGATCTTCCTGAGAGTTGCCGTGCTGAGGGACTCCGCTCGAACAGGCCGAGCTTTGAGATCACCGCTCCGGATGATACAGAATTCCTAACACTGGAACCAAATCACAGAAAACATAGTGTGGCCTTCTCCGACGCAGTTGAGTCAAATGCCTCTGGAGGGCTTCAGGTACGAACTGTTCCACCGACGTCACCGAGGCTTGCCCCGAAAGACGATGATAGAGGGAGGAACTCCTTTTCGTTCTCTCGGCATACCTCAAGAAACCGGAGAAGCACGCCGGGCAGCCGTGCAGGAAGCCAAACGAGCGAAAGCAGAATTAGTGCTACATTTTCACGTTTTACTGGTAGACGCAGCAGGGATAAAGTCAATAGCGATGGCTTCTCGACTGAGGACGATGAGTTTGCCGTTGAGAATATGCCACCAGGCGAGGGGGCTATGTCAACAAGCAGTGAAAGCAACGAGAAAAGCCCTACACgcggaaaggaaagcacCAAGAATAAAGGGAAGTCCAAGGAGAAGTCTAGGGAGAAGATTGGGCGAAAGCTGGAGCGGGAGTGCTCAATAATGTGA
- a CDS encoding vacuolar protein sorting protein DigA (vacuolar sorting protein PEP3/VPS18) → MALDASNGYVAPSNLTETPDSALFDVRRVQLQFPLAADFVAAQVANNVLILALATNRILRIDLEAPEDIDDIDLPKKSSEIGVIRRMFLDPSASHLIITTTLGENYYLHTQSRQPKPLSRLKGVSIESIAWNPSLPTASTRDILLGATDGYIYEAYIEPSTEFYRREERYVTAVYKVPEASPVTGLWAELVQTQSEQRRVLIATHGKLTYFLGRTGRHGREGGGSIYTDLFQRETPLVHEAQKASNAAPSTLAISPSVADGNPAKEFAWLSSQGVYHGQLPYSSDKVNQPFESANMLPRSFFPATESARGGKRLIQNPITAMTLSQWHILTLVEGRVIAVNRMNEEIVYDQAVLEPGQSTLGLLADSTQNTYWLFTNQEIFEIAVEDEDRDIWKVFLQKQMFDEALHYARSSAQKDAVSTASGDFLASKGRFQEAAKVWGKSSKGFEEVCLTLINGGEHDALRKYLLGQLSTYKKSSSMQRIMVASWLVEVFMTKLNSLDDNIATSAEVAEGTSTEDIKGQLSTVRSEFQEFVTKYKSDLDKKTVYGIISSHGREEELLYFATAVSDHNYVLSYWIQREKWPEALNVLQRQSHPDVFYKYSSVLMTHAATGLVDILMRQTNLDPEKLIPALLNYNKMTNVPLSQNQAVRYLNFIIVNHPKPLPAVHNTLISIHASSLSSSEAGLLTYLQSQASTPPPYDADFALRLCIQHQRFQSCIHIYSAMGQYLQAVELALQHEDIELAAIIADRPEGNDKLRKKLWLLVAEKKIQQPGTGIKDAIEFLRRCELLRIEDLIPFFPDFVVIDDFKDEICSALEDYSRHIDALRQEMDNSAHTARQIRSEIAALDMRYAIVEPGEKCWLCSLPVLSRQFFVFPCQHAFHSDCLGKEVLEGAGGKKKYIRDLQAQLNKSDISSSRREEIVKELDGLIAEACILCGDHALKHIDKPFITASDAVDDWAL, encoded by the exons ATGGCGCTGGATGCATCAAACGGTTATGTTGCTCCCAGCAACTTAACTGAAACCCCCGACTCCGCACTCTTCGATGTCCGACGTGTTCAGCTTCAGTTCCCTCTCGCTGCGGATTTCGTCGCTGCGCAAGTTGCGAACAATGTACTCATCCTGGCTCTTGCAACCAATCGTATTCTTAGAATAGACTTGGAAGCTCCCGAAGACATAGACG ACATCGACCTTCCAAAGAAGTCCTCGGAAATAGGAGTTATTCGTCGCATGTTCCTGGACCCTTCCGCATCCCACTTAATCATTACCACCACCCTTGGCGAGAACTACTATCTCCACACTCAGTCGAGGCAACCCAAGCCACTGTCGCGGTTGAAGGGAGTTTCAATTGAGAGCATCGCCTGGAACCCATCGCTTCCGACCGCTTCTACGAGGGACATACTTTTAGGCGCTACAGAtggctatatatatgagGCTTATATCGAACCCTCCACCGAGTTCTATCGCCGCGAGGAGAGATACGTCACCGCTGTGTATAAAGTGCCGGAGGCGTCGCCGGTGACAGGACTTTGGGCGGAGTTGGTTCAAACTCAGTCGGAGCAGAGGCGCGTGTTGATAGCGACACATGGCAAGTTAACGTATTTCCTAGGGCGGAcaggaagacatggaagagaaggtggaggCTCCATATACACTGATCTCTTCCAACGAGAAACGCCCTTAGTGCATGAGGCCCAAAAGGCTTCAAACGCTGCGCCTTCAACCCTGGCCATATCACCAAGCGTTGCGGATGGTAATCCTGCAAAGGAGTTTGCGTGGCTTAGCTCCCAAGGTGTATATCATGGCCAGCTTCCATACTCTTCCGACAAAGTGAACCAACCGTTTGAGAGTGCGAATATGCTTCCGCGGTCATTTTTCCCAGCTACTGAATCTGCACGAGGAGGCAAAAGACTTATTCAGAATCCTATTACTGCTATGACGCTTTCGCAGTGGCATATTCTAACCCTCGTTGAGGGTAGGGTTATTGCCGTGAACCGCATGAACGAAGAGATTGTTTATGATCAAGCTGTATTGGAGCCGGGACAGAGTACGCTGGGCCTCTTGGCAGACTCTACACAAAATACCTACTGGTTGTTCACCAATCAAGAAATCTTCGAAATCGCAgtcgaggacgaggacaGAGATATCTGGAAGGTGTTTCTGCAGAAACAAATGTTTGATGAAGCCCTCCATTACGCACGCTCCAGCGCACAAAAGGATGCCGTTTCCACTGCTTCAGGTGACTTTCTTGCCAGCAAAGGCCGTTTTCAGGAGGCAGCCAAAGTCTGGGGTAAGAGTAGCAAGGGATTCGAGGAGGTCTGTTTGACTCTGATCAATGGTGGGGAGCACGACGCTTTGCGGAAATACCTTCTTGGCCAATTATCAACCTACAAAAAATCATCGTCAATGCAGCGGATAATGGTTGCAAGCTGGTTGGTAGAGGTTTTCATGACCAAATTGAACTCCCTGGACGACAACATAGCCACCAGCGCTGAAGTGGCGGAGGGAACAAGTACCGAAGATATCAAAGGCCAACTCAGTACTGTCCGCTCTGAGTTCCAGGAGTTCGTCACTAAGTATAAATCGGACCTCGATAAGAAGACGGTGTACGGCATAATCAGTAGCCACGGTCGGGAAGAGGAGCTGCTATATTTCGCCACAGCCGTCAGCGATCACAACTATGTGCTTTCTTACTGGATCCAACGCGAGAAGTGGCCAGAGGCTCTGAATGTTCTCCAGAGACAAAGTCACCCTGACGTGTTCTACAAATACAGCAGTGTACTTATGACCCACGCAGCTACTGGTTTGGTCGATATCTTGATGCGCCAGACGAACCTTGACCCTGAGAAACTTATACCTGCTCTCTTGAACTACAATAAAATGACAAATGTTCCGCTTAGCCAGAACCAAGCGGTCCGGTACCTCAATTTTATCATTGTCAACCACCCAAAACCATTACCTGCAGTGCATAACACACTCATCTCAATACATGCTTCGAgtctctcctcctcagaAGCAGGGCTCTTAACCTATCTTCAGTCACAAGCTTCAACTCCACCCCCGTATGATGCCGATTTTGCCCTTCGTCTTTGTATTCAACACCAGCGCTTTCAGTCATGCATCCATATCTACAGCGCCATGGGACAGTATCTCCAAGCAGTAGAGCTGGCTCTGCAgcatgaagatattgaactAGCAGCTATCATTGCTGATAGACCGGAAGGGAACGACAAGCTTCGGAAGAAATTATGGCTTCTCgtggccgagaagaagattcaACAACCTGGAACCGGCATCAAAGACGCTATTGAGTTCCTTCGGCGATGCGAACTCCTCCGCATCGAAGACTTGATCCCGTTCTTTCCAGACTTCGTTGTCATCGATGATTTCAAGGACGAGATATGCAGTGCTCTGGAAGATTACTCTCGTCATATTGACGCCCTGCGCCAGGAAATGGATAACTCAGCACATACGGCACGACAAATCCGATCTGAAATCGCGGCTCTGGATATGCGCTACGCCATCGTCGAACCCGGAGAAAAGTGTTGGCTTTGTTCATTGCCTGTGCTGAGTCGCCAATTCTTCGTTTTCCCATGTCAACACGCCTTCCATAGCGACTGTTTGGGAAAGGAAGTACTTGAGGGAGCCGGTGGCAAAAAGAAGTATATACGGGATTTACAAGCGCAGCTAAACAAGAGCGACATAAGCTCATCTCGACGGGAGGAGATTGTCAAAGAACTAGATGGGTTGATAGCAGAGGCTTG TATCCTCTGCGGAGACCATGCGCTCAAACATATTGATAAGCCATTCATAACGGCCTCTGACGCGGTAGACGACTGGGCATTGTGA